The genome window GGATTTTTTTCAGGATTATGAGGTTCATCCCAATTACAGATGTCAAGGTCTCTATGAGGATAATTAGAATTATTTGGGTCCCTTATGTATTGATCTTCTTTCTCTGCTAAAACTCTTGTATCTCTTCTATTGAACGTGTTATggaatttatttttattatatatcgATTTGGATGATATGTTCTAAGAAAGTAATGTAAAGGgataaataaagaaatatgtGCTTATATATAGGTAGTTATTATGGATAGAAATACaaaatcattatttttatgtagggataacataattttttatcattttatgTAGAGCAATACAAATATAGGTGTACATGAATAaatcaataaataaatcaataaataaataaataaatatatatatatatatatatatatatatacagaaaatataaacttACATGCTTTGCACTCTTTAAAATCCATATGAAAAGGGAGAATACCATAAGTTccaataaaaaaaggaacGATTTTGCTTTACTTTTACTTTGGAATTTCATTAatcttcttttatttttagtCCTCACATTTTGATCTATACTTCCATAGTTCCTTTCAGATAAAAAGTTCTTAGTTtgaattaattttttattcatcattttatattttttgattttttttcttaaataaaataatatatcatgt of Plasmodium reichenowi strain SY57 chromosome Unknown, whole genome shotgun sequence contains these proteins:
- a CDS encoding putative exported protein (Plasmodium exported protein, unknown function), producing the protein MMNKKLIQTKNFLSERNYGSIDQNVRTKNKRRLMKFQSKSKAKSFLFLLELMVFSLFIWILKSAKHNISSKSIYNKNKFHNTFNRRDTRVLAEKEDQYIRDPNNSNYPHRDLDICNWDEPHNPEKNPCAIPQDNLSNEGIEIINYVDKKEEEKLKNDLKIHFAKKHCSLVKDIYKPIQSYVNGFSKVVDHYVDSL